A region of Acidobacteriota bacterium DNA encodes the following proteins:
- a CDS encoding amino acid permease, with protein MANQLFARKPLEVLLAEMKGDHRLRRVLGPVQLTSLGVGAIIGAGIFVATGAAAHNTAGPALMISYCVAGITCVFAALCYAEFASMAPVAGSAFTYAYATLGELFAWIIGWDLVLEYAVGSATVANGWSSFFQSLLPGMGIHLPDAIRQAPIVYDATAGHFVRTNGIVNLPAVIIVLIVTAVLVKGIQESASFNATMVFIKVAAVLFVIVVGAFYINPDNWKPFSPYGWGGLNVMGYTVWGETVGGTPVGMLAGSAIIFFAYIGFDSVSTHAEEAKRPSRDVPIAIVTSLLICTVLYVAVVVVLTGMVKYTRIDTGAGVSAAFKEVGLPWAEIIIASAGVAGITSVLLVMMLSGPRVFLAMARDGLVPPKFFADIHPRFRTPWKTTMLIGAFVSIGAGLLPIDALLQMTNIGTLFAFAVVCGAVLIMRRTHPNAERPFRCPLVPLVPILGILMCLMLMFSLPAANWLRLIVWLLIGLVIYFLYGRRHSFMKKYLAHEISAHGVSPGGALVDDVETKDEAHPDKHK; from the coding sequence ATGGCCAATCAACTTTTCGCAAGAAAACCGCTCGAAGTATTGCTCGCTGAAATGAAGGGCGATCACAGGCTTCGCCGAGTACTCGGCCCGGTTCAGCTCACATCTCTTGGGGTCGGCGCGATCATCGGCGCCGGCATCTTTGTAGCAACCGGGGCGGCTGCTCATAACACCGCCGGTCCCGCGCTTATGATTTCGTATTGCGTCGCCGGCATTACATGCGTGTTCGCGGCCCTCTGTTACGCCGAGTTCGCCTCTATGGCGCCGGTTGCGGGTTCGGCGTTCACCTATGCCTATGCCACGTTGGGCGAGCTATTCGCCTGGATCATTGGCTGGGACCTGGTGCTCGAATACGCGGTGGGATCGGCAACGGTAGCCAACGGCTGGTCGAGCTTCTTCCAGAGTCTGCTTCCAGGGATGGGCATCCACTTGCCCGATGCGATCAGGCAGGCGCCCATTGTCTACGACGCCACTGCGGGACATTTCGTCAGAACCAATGGCATCGTGAATCTTCCTGCGGTAATCATCGTGCTCATCGTCACGGCCGTGCTGGTGAAGGGCATCCAGGAAAGCGCCAGCTTCAACGCCACTATGGTCTTCATAAAGGTAGCGGCCGTGCTATTCGTCATCGTAGTGGGCGCCTTTTACATCAACCCCGACAACTGGAAACCTTTCTCGCCCTATGGATGGGGCGGGCTGAACGTCATGGGATATACGGTGTGGGGCGAAACTGTCGGCGGCACGCCAGTTGGGATGCTCGCTGGGAGCGCGATCATCTTTTTTGCTTACATTGGCTTCGACTCGGTTTCGACGCACGCCGAGGAGGCAAAGCGGCCAAGCCGCGACGTCCCGATTGCCATCGTCACCTCATTGCTCATCTGCACCGTGCTTTACGTGGCGGTCGTGGTCGTGCTCACTGGCATGGTGAAATACACTCGGATCGACACGGGAGCCGGTGTCTCGGCGGCCTTCAAGGAAGTTGGGCTGCCCTGGGCCGAGATCATAATCGCATCGGCGGGCGTCGCCGGCATCACGTCGGTGCTTTTGGTGATGATGCTGTCCGGGCCGCGGGTCTTTCTGGCGATGGCGCGCGACGGGCTTGTTCCGCCGAAATTCTTTGCCGATATACATCCGCGCTTCCGCACGCCTTGGAAGACCACGATGCTTATCGGCGCCTTTGTATCGATAGGAGCTGGGCTGCTACCCATCGACGCCTTGCTCCAGATGACCAACATCGGAACGCTCTTCGCATTCGCGGTGGTCTGCGGGGCCGTGCTGATCATGCGCCGAACACACCCGAACGCGGAGCGCCCATTCCGTTGCCCGTTAGTGCCGCTCGTCCCCATCCTCGGCATCCTCATGTGTTTGATGCTGATGTTTTCATTGCCGGCGGCCAACTGGTTGCGCCTGATTGTCTGGCTTCTGATCGGGCTGGTCATCTATTTCCTCTACGGCCGGCGTCATAGCTTCATGAAGAAGTATCTTGCTCATGAAATCTCTGCCCACGGCGTTTCGCCCGGCGGGGCACTGGTAGACGACGTCGAGACCAAGGACGAAGCTCATCCCGATAAGCACAAGTAA
- a CDS encoding pyridoxal-dependent decarboxylase, which yields MKPETPGSQPEYIGDMTAEDFRRYGHQVVEWIADYLSHPERYPVLSQNQPGQVKQALPTTAPERGEAMQAMLADLERVIVPGVTHWNHPGFFAYFAISGSAPGILGEMLSAAFNVNAMLWRTSPSATELEEVTLEWLRKMLGLPESFEGVIYDTASISTLCAIAAAREAAGLNVREQGLGATGAKLRMYASEHVHSSVDKSAITLGIGQAGLRKIATDADYRMDAGALAHAIQEDRANGWRPFCVVATTGTTSTTSIDPVPAIADICEHEGLWLHVDAAYGGSAAVVPEMRWVLEGADRADSLVVNPHKGLFVPVDLSVLYCRRMNVLRGAFSLVPEYLRTAEGDEVKNFMDYGPQLGRRFRALKFWFVMRYFGVEGLQARIRHQIALAGEFANWVEQSEDFERLAPVPFSLVCFRAHPQDVSNEADLDTLNERLMDEVNRRGKVYLSHTKLAGKLTLRLAIGNIRTTREHVKLAWAELNEVLAGIRG from the coding sequence ATGAAACCCGAAACACCAGGATCACAACCAGAGTACATCGGCGATATGACCGCCGAGGACTTTCGGCGTTACGGCCATCAGGTTGTCGAATGGATTGCCGACTACCTCTCTCACCCTGAGCGCTATCCTGTACTCTCTCAAAATCAACCTGGCCAGGTGAAGCAAGCGCTGCCGACGACCGCGCCGGAACGTGGCGAAGCCATGCAAGCGATGCTCGCCGATCTGGAGCGCGTGATTGTCCCCGGAGTCACGCATTGGAATCATCCCGGCTTCTTTGCCTACTTTGCCATCAGCGGTTCCGCGCCGGGCATATTGGGCGAGATGCTGAGCGCGGCGTTCAACGTGAATGCAATGTTGTGGCGAACGTCGCCTTCTGCAACCGAGCTTGAAGAAGTCACGCTCGAGTGGCTGCGCAAGATGCTCGGATTGCCGGAATCTTTTGAGGGAGTGATCTACGACACCGCTTCGATATCAACCCTGTGCGCAATTGCAGCCGCTCGCGAAGCCGCCGGATTGAACGTGCGCGAGCAAGGCCTCGGAGCGACAGGCGCGAAGCTGCGCATGTACGCCTCCGAACACGTGCACTCCTCAGTCGATAAGTCGGCGATTACTCTCGGCATCGGACAGGCCGGCCTGCGCAAAATCGCAACCGACGCCGACTATCGAATGGATGCCGGCGCACTCGCGCATGCGATACAGGAGGATCGCGCAAATGGCTGGCGGCCGTTTTGTGTCGTAGCGACCACGGGCACCACTTCGACGACCAGCATCGATCCCGTCCCGGCTATCGCGGATATCTGCGAGCATGAAGGCTTGTGGCTGCACGTGGACGCGGCTTATGGCGGATCAGCGGCAGTCGTGCCGGAGATGCGATGGGTGCTCGAGGGGGCCGACCGCGCCGACTCTTTAGTCGTGAATCCTCACAAGGGCTTGTTTGTTCCGGTCGATCTGAGCGTGCTCTACTGTCGAAGGATGAACGTGCTTCGCGGCGCGTTCAGCCTTGTGCCTGAATATCTGCGCACCGCTGAAGGCGACGAGGTCAAGAATTTCATGGACTACGGGCCTCAACTTGGCAGACGTTTTCGCGCGCTCAAGTTTTGGTTCGTGATGCGCTACTTCGGGGTCGAAGGTCTACAAGCGCGCATCCGGCATCAGATCGCGCTGGCTGGCGAGTTCGCGAATTGGGTTGAGCAGAGCGAAGACTTCGAGCGGCTCGCCCCGGTTCCATTCAGCCTTGTGTGCTTCAGGGCTCATCCGCAAGACGTGTCGAACGAAGCCGACCTCGATACCCTGAACGAACGCTTAATGGACGAGGTGAATCGCAGAGGGAAAGTGTACCTCTCTCACACCAAGCTTGCTGGGAAACTGACGTTGAGGCTCGCGATAGGGAACATCCGCACGACGCGCGAGCACGTGAAATTGGCGTGGGCTGAGTTGAATGAGGTACTGGCGGGGATTAGAGGATAG
- the mqnC gene encoding cyclic dehypoxanthinyl futalosine synthase — translation MEDTLERTEVGDLLARVEARERLTYEEWKAVEDSASTEELGRLADKLRKAFHPDDVVTYVVDRNVNYSNVCVSVCTFCAFYRKPGSPEGYVHSYEEIFRKVEEMIELGGSGVLMQGGLHPDLPLDYYTGLLRELKTRYKIHLHCFSPPELDHLAKITGLGVEGLLRELREAGLDSIPGGGGEILVDEIRRKRRTHCNTEEWLGVMDVAHTMGIPTTATMMFGMGETRDHRLMHFERLRELQDRSPGFVSFIPWTLQPDNTPIGKRFPDRIPGDEYLRWLAIGRLYLDNIPNLQASWLTQGLDVGRQGLHYGANDLGSTMIEENVITPAGANHRATEMMLREAIVAEGFTPVKRRADYVRLSG, via the coding sequence ATGGAAGACACCTTGGAGAGAACCGAAGTAGGCGATTTGCTCGCCCGCGTCGAGGCGCGCGAACGGCTGACGTATGAAGAGTGGAAAGCGGTTGAGGACTCGGCTTCAACTGAGGAACTCGGGCGCCTGGCTGACAAACTACGAAAGGCGTTTCACCCCGATGACGTCGTGACCTACGTGGTCGATCGCAATGTCAACTATTCAAACGTCTGTGTTTCGGTATGTACCTTTTGCGCTTTCTATCGAAAGCCGGGCTCGCCCGAAGGCTACGTTCATAGTTACGAAGAGATCTTCCGCAAGGTCGAAGAGATGATCGAGCTGGGCGGCAGCGGAGTGCTGATGCAGGGTGGTCTTCACCCTGATCTTCCGCTTGATTATTACACCGGACTTTTGCGCGAACTGAAAACTCGATACAAGATTCATCTCCATTGCTTCTCCCCGCCGGAGCTCGATCATCTAGCCAAGATCACCGGGCTTGGAGTCGAAGGGTTGCTTCGCGAGCTTCGAGAGGCGGGTCTTGACTCGATACCCGGCGGCGGCGGCGAGATCCTCGTAGACGAGATTCGACGCAAGCGGCGCACTCATTGCAACACCGAAGAGTGGCTGGGCGTGATGGACGTCGCGCACACGATGGGCATACCGACTACGGCAACGATGATGTTCGGGATGGGCGAGACTCGCGATCATCGGCTTATGCACTTCGAAAGATTGCGAGAGCTTCAAGACCGCAGTCCTGGATTCGTCTCATTCATTCCGTGGACGCTTCAGCCTGACAATACGCCGATCGGCAAGCGGTTTCCTGATCGCATTCCCGGCGATGAGTATCTGAGATGGCTCGCAATTGGTAGGTTGTATCTAGACAACATTCCCAATCTCCAGGCGTCGTGGCTCACTCAAGGCCTCGATGTCGGGCGGCAGGGCTTGCACTACGGGGCAAACGATCTGGGCAGCACGATGATCGAGGAAAACGTCATCACTCCGGCGGGAGCGAACCACCGCGCGACTGAAATGATGCTGCGAGAGGCGATCGTCGCGGAGGGCTTCACACCAGTGAAACGCAGAGCGGATTATGTTCGGCTCTCCGGATGA
- a CDS encoding phospholipase D-like domain-containing protein has product MDAYNKVQNISLIVQPGDSFFPIVDAIDSATSSIKMTIFRMNDPIVREAMTYAVSRGVKVQALVAPASKGWTKRNKRLAEELSKVGIEVTVPRARKEKIKRYHYKIMTIDNQVSLILTFNPTQKNLHYARDFGLLIRDQEIATELSRLFDCDWSGESFKPSDSPLLISPYNSRQKMMELLGSAERTIRILDAKVQDQQAIGLLLRKASAGCSVKIISEDTSYHEVVPNYHVRKLARYKLHAKCVVVDGSRFFIGSQNIRDESLDRRREVGIIVEDDAMARKIERVFDEDWENTTEMRAATEGVVADA; this is encoded by the coding sequence ATGGACGCATACAATAAGGTCCAAAACATATCGTTGATAGTCCAACCCGGCGACAGTTTCTTCCCGATCGTCGACGCGATAGACAGCGCCACCTCCAGCATCAAGATGACCATCTTTCGAATGAACGATCCCATCGTCCGCGAGGCGATGACCTACGCCGTGTCTCGCGGAGTCAAGGTGCAAGCCCTGGTTGCTCCGGCCTCGAAGGGTTGGACCAAGCGTAATAAACGGCTTGCGGAAGAACTGTCAAAGGTCGGCATCGAGGTCACCGTGCCGAGAGCGCGGAAGGAAAAGATCAAACGGTATCACTACAAGATAATGACCATCGATAATCAGGTATCGTTGATCTTGACCTTCAATCCTACTCAAAAGAACCTTCACTACGCGCGGGACTTCGGTCTGCTGATACGAGACCAGGAGATCGCAACCGAGTTGAGCCGTCTGTTCGACTGCGATTGGTCCGGCGAGAGCTTCAAGCCGAGCGATTCGCCGCTGCTCATCAGTCCATACAACAGCCGTCAAAAAATGATGGAGTTGCTCGGTTCAGCGGAACGGACGATTCGGATACTTGATGCGAAGGTCCAGGACCAGCAAGCAATCGGGCTGCTTCTGCGCAAGGCGTCCGCCGGGTGCAGCGTAAAGATAATCAGCGAAGATACCTCCTACCACGAGGTAGTGCCGAACTATCATGTGCGCAAGCTCGCTCGTTACAAGCTGCACGCAAAGTGCGTCGTGGTTGACGGCAGCAGGTTCTTCATAGGCAGCCAAAACATCCGCGACGAGAGCCTGGATCGCCGGCGCGAAGTCGGGATCATCGTGGAAGACGACGCGATGGCGCGAAAAATAGAACGCGTGTTCGATGAAGACTGGGAGAATACAACTGAGATGCGCGCGGCCACGGAGGGCGTCGTAGCTGATGCGTGA
- a CDS encoding DUF2752 domain-containing protein, producing MEVDSAIGHQVNNAVEPAREGQSKRLAVFALIGLSAVFLASVLFKPSASEYFTICGFKNFTGLPCPGCGLTHSFCALGKGDFANAFGFNLLGPVLFLGLVVVWIRSASVLLNKSSVVQRIDHFEERFNLVRAFAIGLGAYGFVRIIYLLAYRPLTFHDSPLSQLIARLIH from the coding sequence ATGGAAGTTGACTCGGCAATCGGACACCAAGTTAATAACGCGGTTGAACCTGCGAGGGAAGGGCAGTCCAAGAGGCTCGCGGTGTTTGCGCTGATTGGACTATCCGCCGTGTTCCTGGCGAGCGTGCTGTTCAAGCCCTCCGCCAGCGAGTATTTCACCATCTGCGGCTTTAAGAATTTCACAGGTCTGCCATGCCCCGGTTGTGGGCTGACCCATTCGTTCTGCGCGCTGGGCAAAGGTGACTTCGCGAACGCTTTCGGCTTCAACCTGCTCGGGCCAGTCCTGTTCTTGGGTTTGGTTGTCGTCTGGATAAGGTCAGCGAGCGTGCTGTTGAACAAAAGCAGCGTAGTTCAGCGGATTGATCATTTCGAGGAGCGGTTCAACCTCGTGCGCGCTTTCGCAATTGGGCTTGGAGCATACGGCTTCGTCCGAATTATTTACTTGCTTGCTTATCGTCCGTTAACCTTTCACGATAGCCCTCTGTCGCAGCTCATTGCGCGGCTCATTCACTGA
- a CDS encoding alpha/beta hydrolase — MFLDSNSGPLYYEITGDGPPLVFVSGWAMSCECWRPAVALLKNRHRCVMYDSRGVARSQPASINASFTIEDHAEDLHSVVSAVNVFDAVIVGHEMGSLIAAVNADRHPQDLRSLIVVSPRRGFAQDDVKDLAVLTPASLALRELAAYPLLRNLVARRFRRAPQPYRDRLFNDFASLSPRAAYDTALSASTGEAVALLEDVIKRTNSPTLLICGEKDKKGAAEARRLFSLARAGRLATMRDCGFLPMLEYRRQFVKLVEDFVSGREEAASGRALRRL, encoded by the coding sequence ATGTTTTTGGACTCCAACAGCGGGCCGCTTTACTACGAGATCACCGGCGACGGGCCCCCTCTTGTTTTTGTTAGCGGATGGGCGATGTCGTGTGAGTGCTGGCGGCCGGCGGTAGCGCTGCTCAAGAACCGGCATCGGTGTGTGATGTACGATTCACGCGGCGTAGCGCGTTCGCAGCCTGCTTCGATCAACGCAAGCTTCACTATTGAAGACCATGCCGAGGACTTGCACTCGGTCGTTAGTGCGGTGAATGTCTTCGACGCTGTCATCGTCGGCCACGAGATGGGTTCGTTGATTGCGGCGGTCAACGCGGACCGCCATCCGCAAGACCTGCGCTCATTGATCGTCGTTAGCCCCCGCCGAGGCTTCGCGCAAGATGACGTCAAGGACCTCGCGGTGCTCACGCCGGCCTCGCTTGCGCTGCGTGAGTTAGCCGCGTATCCGCTTTTGCGAAACCTGGTCGCGAGAAGATTCCGCCGCGCTCCTCAGCCTTATCGCGACCGCCTGTTCAACGATTTTGCGAGTCTGAGCCCGCGCGCTGCTTATGACACGGCTCTTTCAGCATCGACCGGGGAAGCAGTCGCTTTACTTGAAGACGTTATCAAACGCACCAACTCTCCGACCCTGCTGATCTGTGGAGAGAAGGATAAGAAAGGCGCGGCGGAAGCGCGCAGATTGTTTTCGTTGGCAAGAGCTGGGAGGCTGGCGACAATGCGGGACTGCGGATTTCTGCCTATGCTAGAATACCGGCGGCAGTTCGTGAAGCTGGTTGAAGATTTCGTCTCAGGTCGGGAAGAGGCCGCGAGTGGTCGAGCCCTTCGCAGATTGTGA
- the tadA gene encoding tRNA adenosine(34) deaminase TadA codes for MEHADEEFMRQALAEADAAGQDGEVPVGAVIVLGGIVIARGRNSVIRASDPTAHAEIVALREAARAAGNYRLTGATMYSTIEPCAMCAGALVHARIARLVYGAKDTKAGAVETHFGICSTDFLNHQVSVEGGILEDECRRVLQSFFRERRNTL; via the coding sequence ATGGAACACGCTGACGAAGAGTTCATGCGACAAGCGCTGGCCGAGGCCGATGCCGCGGGCCAGGACGGCGAGGTTCCAGTCGGCGCGGTTATTGTGCTCGGCGGAATCGTGATAGCGCGCGGTCGCAACAGCGTGATTAGAGCGAGCGACCCGACTGCACACGCCGAGATTGTCGCTCTGAGAGAAGCTGCGCGAGCCGCTGGCAACTACCGGCTTACGGGCGCAACCATGTATTCGACCATCGAGCCTTGCGCGATGTGTGCGGGTGCGCTGGTGCATGCGCGCATTGCACGCTTGGTCTACGGCGCGAAGGACACGAAGGCTGGCGCGGTGGAAACTCATTTCGGTATCTGTTCAACCGATTTCCTCAATCATCAGGTAAGCGTCGAAGGCGGCATCCTTGAGGACGAATGTCGGCGGGTGCTACAATCCTTTTTTCGCGAAAGACGTAACACCCTATAG
- the dnaX gene encoding DNA polymerase III subunit gamma/tau yields MSDSHVLARKFRPQTFDQVIGQEAITRTLNNALKSERIHHAYLFTGPRGVGKTTTARILAKSLNCAERITTTPCDACSSCIEITASRSIDVLEIDAASNTGVDNVRDVIINSITIAPARDRNKIFIIDEVHMLSTAAFNALLKTLEEPPPRVVFILATTEQGKVPDTILSRCQIFEFRSITLKKMVQELRRIAVAEKIEISDAALLAIARVGEGSMRDAESALDQVISFAGSTVSDDDVSAALGLVDTETLNNTLQSIADQDSQRLVRIVDEVVSRGYDLRNFCREMMVHIRALLVVKIAGFDSELVQLPESEADTLTRLSESFSEQDLLRFFSILTKTEQDIRLSSQPRFQLEMGLVKLAQARRLFLLEEALGRIEALESRLGVAGPPSSSSPGRGPGSQRGSQRGSQRASQPAQDSTRSSTTPRAAPPATRARDGQSAAEQPQAGGQIATSAEVAGSAPPTAAAASATPARSSLSAEPTPPPEVGVPPPPIDEPYDVAPSRAPKPASPPKIASSERGPVDKIKDALEAKGKTRVVAALDKGTISIDGDSLRVAYSPENSNCKAEIEDRNRRIAIEDACEQVLGRRLTLRASIDGQAEAANIDAATGSERGPKRKESIKDAAQDEPKLRALVDKFHGEVIEVIKPEQ; encoded by the coding sequence ATGTCGGACTCACACGTACTAGCCCGAAAGTTCAGACCGCAAACCTTCGATCAGGTCATCGGACAAGAGGCGATCACTCGCACGCTTAACAACGCGCTGAAGAGCGAGCGGATACATCACGCCTACTTGTTCACGGGGCCGCGCGGAGTTGGGAAAACCACGACTGCGAGAATCCTGGCCAAATCGCTCAACTGCGCGGAGCGGATCACCACAACCCCCTGCGACGCTTGCTCCTCCTGCATCGAGATCACAGCTTCGCGGTCGATAGACGTTCTGGAGATCGACGCCGCATCAAACACCGGGGTCGACAATGTGCGCGACGTCATTATCAACTCGATAACTATTGCGCCCGCGCGCGACCGCAACAAGATCTTCATCATCGATGAAGTTCACATGCTCTCGACGGCGGCATTCAACGCGCTGCTCAAGACGCTGGAGGAGCCGCCTCCTCGAGTCGTCTTCATTCTGGCGACCACCGAACAGGGTAAGGTTCCGGATACGATCTTGTCGCGCTGCCAGATATTCGAGTTCCGTTCAATAACGCTTAAGAAGATGGTTCAGGAACTGCGCCGGATAGCGGTTGCCGAGAAGATCGAGATCAGCGACGCAGCGTTGCTTGCGATCGCGCGGGTCGGCGAGGGCTCGATGCGCGATGCTGAATCGGCGCTCGATCAGGTGATAAGCTTTGCCGGCTCGACTGTGAGCGACGACGACGTGTCCGCGGCCCTCGGGCTTGTCGATACTGAAACGCTTAACAACACTCTTCAGTCGATCGCGGATCAAGACTCCCAGCGTCTTGTTCGCATAGTCGATGAAGTGGTCTCGCGCGGCTACGATCTGCGTAACTTCTGCCGCGAGATGATGGTGCATATCCGCGCGCTGCTCGTGGTCAAGATCGCCGGATTCGATTCGGAGCTGGTCCAGTTGCCTGAAAGCGAGGCCGATACACTCACGCGGCTCAGCGAATCCTTTTCAGAGCAGGATCTGCTGCGGTTCTTTTCGATCCTTACCAAGACCGAACAGGACATTCGATTGTCATCGCAGCCGCGGTTTCAACTCGAGATGGGACTCGTGAAGCTGGCGCAGGCGCGCAGGCTCTTCTTGCTCGAAGAAGCTCTTGGGCGTATTGAAGCGCTCGAATCAAGACTTGGCGTCGCAGGACCTCCGTCGAGTTCATCACCGGGCCGGGGGCCCGGTTCGCAGAGAGGTTCGCAGAGAGGCTCGCAGAGGGCCTCGCAACCAGCTCAGGACTCGACTCGTTCGTCAACAACGCCGCGCGCTGCGCCGCCGGCAACTCGGGCTCGCGATGGCCAGTCAGCCGCGGAACAACCTCAAGCGGGAGGGCAAATAGCGACATCTGCCGAAGTCGCCGGTTCTGCACCGCCAACAGCAGCGGCGGCGAGCGCCACTCCAGCGCGGTCGAGCCTGAGCGCCGAACCGACTCCGCCTCCTGAAGTCGGGGTCCCGCCGCCCCCGATTGATGAGCCTTACGACGTCGCGCCCAGTCGTGCGCCAAAACCGGCCTCCCCCCCTAAAATCGCGAGCAGCGAGAGAGGCCCTGTTGACAAGATCAAAGATGCACTCGAAGCGAAGGGGAAGACCAGGGTTGTAGCGGCACTCGACAAAGGAACGATCTCGATCGATGGTGATTCTCTTCGCGTCGCGTATTCGCCTGAGAACAGCAACTGCAAAGCAGAGATTGAAGATCGCAACAGACGCATCGCGATAGAAGATGCGTGCGAACAAGTTCTCGGCCGCAGGCTCACGCTTCGGGCTTCGATCGACGGCCAAGCGGAAGCCGCAAACATCGACGCCGCGACTGGAAGCGAGCGCGGCCCAAAGCGAAAAGAGAGTATCAAAGACGCAGCCCAGGATGAACCTAAACTTCGAGCGCTCGTCGACAAGTTTCACGGTGAGGTCATCGAGGTCATAAAACCGGAGCAGTAG
- a CDS encoding YbaB/EbfC family nucleoid-associated protein → MKFPGGLDLQEMMKQAQQMQEEMQREMQRIRVDASAGGGVVSVAMNGSKELVDLKIDPEAVKSGDVEMLQDLIIAAVNEASRKADEAMKGKLGSKLGGMGLPDGLL, encoded by the coding sequence ATGAAATTTCCAGGCGGGTTGGATTTGCAGGAGATGATGAAGCAGGCGCAGCAGATGCAGGAAGAGATGCAGCGCGAGATGCAACGCATTCGCGTGGATGCGAGTGCCGGAGGAGGAGTCGTAAGCGTTGCGATGAACGGCTCGAAGGAATTGGTCGATCTTAAGATTGATCCTGAAGCGGTAAAAAGCGGCGATGTTGAGATGCTTCAGGACTTGATCATCGCGGCGGTCAATGAAGCGTCCAGAAAAGCCGACGAGGCAATGAAGGGTAAGCTCGGCTCGAAGCTCGGAGGGATGGGGCTGCCCGACGGGCTGCTCTGA
- the recR gene encoding recombination mediator RecR, translated as MLDYAEPVTKLIDELQKMPGVGAKSAQRMAFYILRADRQETDRLIEAIQEVKDKIIFCSLCNNITDVDPCRYCTSPQRDRRVLLIVEEPFNLVTVEKTREYRGLYHVLHGALSPIRGIGPDQLKIKNLFERLRVEDVEEIILATNPNTEGEATANYLAKLLKPLGMRITRIAMGVPVGSDLEYADEVTMHKALTNRIEV; from the coding sequence ATGCTCGACTACGCAGAACCCGTAACCAAGCTCATCGATGAACTTCAGAAGATGCCGGGCGTCGGGGCGAAGTCGGCTCAGCGCATGGCGTTTTACATCTTGCGTGCCGATCGGCAAGAGACCGACCGCTTGATTGAAGCCATCCAGGAAGTCAAAGACAAGATCATCTTCTGCTCGTTGTGCAACAACATCACCGACGTCGACCCGTGCCGTTATTGCACGAGCCCGCAGCGCGACCGGCGAGTGCTTCTGATCGTCGAAGAACCCTTCAACCTTGTCACTGTCGAAAAGACTCGCGAGTACCGGGGTCTCTATCATGTGCTTCACGGCGCGCTGTCGCCGATTCGGGGGATCGGGCCTGATCAACTGAAGATCAAGAACCTGTTCGAGCGGCTCCGCGTGGAAGACGTCGAAGAGATCATCCTGGCTACCAACCCCAACACCGAAGGCGAAGCAACGGCAAATTACCTGGCGAAGCTTCTGAAGCCGCTCGGCATGCGAATCACTCGCATAGCGATGGGCGTGCCTGTAGGGTCAGACCTTGAGTACGCCGACGAAGTGACGATGCACAAGGCACTCACGAACCGGATTGAGGTATAA